Proteins encoded by one window of Clostridium perfringens:
- a CDS encoding bifunctional diguanylate cyclase/phosphohydrolase gives MIRDVNDNKKKKVDEILSIVKVSSLLFSAMAFLQYTFNLTKYNNKFLAYYSILSILISIFLLSTIYILWSLASLNKYKDHINKIQLIEIILFMIIFIMAILVSGGNSSNNKFLFLFIIITSTIQGGMHRGCVVSVVSSAIILVIDLIYSGNADVNIYFQNDLILAGVFVLTAWTLGFYVKTENDHIKELQTLVNEDGLTGVYNHRYFYDKLREKMHISEVENEKLSLIFMDIDYFKHYNDLYGHQKGDEALKKIGKLLKNIARENDLVARYGGEEFAIILPNTSEEEATKIAERIRNKVEKTYFEGQENQPNANFTVSVGIAVFPDKAKSELELVKCADDALYRAKFFHKNRVETYVSVLDELKRDLNEEENALVASIKTLISIINAKDKYTYSHVERVVIYSRLMAKKLGLSEDEKKQLIYGAYMHDIGKINIPNEILTKKMRLTKEEWEILKQHPKDGVEIIKSVNSLKNVVPLILYHHERYDGFGYPVGLKEKEIPYLARVLTVIDSFDAMTSSRPYNKRKTYDEGLIELERCSGTQFDPEIVGIFSEVVKENINEIQDF, from the coding sequence ATGATTAGGGATGTAAATGATAATAAAAAGAAAAAAGTTGATGAAATATTATCAATAGTAAAAGTATCATCATTATTATTTTCAGCTATGGCTTTTTTACAATACACCTTTAATCTTACAAAGTATAACAATAAATTTTTAGCGTATTACAGTATATTATCAATTTTAATAAGTATATTCTTATTATCAACGATTTACATACTTTGGAGTTTAGCTAGTTTAAACAAATATAAAGATCATATAAATAAGATACAATTAATAGAAATAATTTTATTTATGATTATATTTATAATGGCTATATTAGTTTCAGGAGGGAATTCTAGTAATAATAAATTTTTATTTTTATTTATTATAATAACATCTACAATACAGGGAGGCATGCATAGAGGATGTGTGGTTTCTGTAGTGTCATCAGCTATTATTTTAGTTATAGATTTGATTTATTCAGGGAATGCTGATGTAAATATTTATTTTCAAAATGATTTAATATTAGCAGGAGTATTTGTTTTAACAGCTTGGACATTAGGTTTTTATGTAAAAACTGAAAATGATCACATAAAGGAATTACAAACCTTGGTTAACGAAGATGGATTAACAGGGGTTTATAATCATAGATATTTTTATGATAAATTAAGAGAGAAAATGCATATTAGTGAGGTTGAAAATGAGAAACTGTCATTAATATTTATGGATATAGATTATTTTAAGCATTATAACGATTTGTATGGACATCAAAAAGGCGATGAAGCATTAAAAAAAATAGGAAAACTTCTAAAAAATATAGCTAGAGAAAATGATTTAGTAGCTAGATATGGAGGAGAAGAGTTTGCAATAATTTTACCTAATACTTCAGAAGAGGAAGCTACTAAAATTGCAGAAAGAATTAGAAATAAAGTAGAAAAAACATATTTTGAAGGACAAGAAAATCAACCTAATGCTAATTTTACAGTATCTGTTGGTATAGCTGTATTCCCAGATAAAGCTAAAAGTGAGCTAGAATTAGTTAAATGTGCTGATGATGCATTATATAGAGCTAAATTTTTCCATAAAAATAGAGTTGAAACTTATGTATCTGTTTTAGATGAATTAAAACGAGATTTAAATGAAGAGGAAAATGCTCTTGTAGCATCTATAAAAACTTTAATAAGTATTATAAATGCAAAGGATAAATATACATATAGCCATGTAGAAAGAGTAGTTATTTATAGTAGACTTATGGCTAAAAAATTAGGACTTTCAGAAGATGAGAAAAAGCAGCTAATATATGGGGCTTATATGCATGATATAGGTAAAATAAATATACCAAATGAAATATTAACTAAAAAGATGAGACTTACTAAAGAGGAATGGGAGATCTTAAAGCAACATCCTAAAGATGGAGTAGAAATAATAAAATCAGTAAATTCCTTAAAGAATGTTGTGCCTCTTATTTTATATCATCATGAGAGATATGATGGCTTTGGATATCCAGTAGGATTAAAGGAGAAAGAAATACCATACTTAGCAAGGGTCTTAACTGTAATAGATAGTTTTGATGCTATGACTTCAAGTAGGCCTTATAATAAAAGAAAAACTTATGATGAAGGATTAATAGAACTAGAAAGATGTAGTGGAACTCAATTTGATCCAGAAATAGTTGGTATTTTTAGTGAAGTGGTTAAGGAAAATATAAATGAAATACAAGATTTTTAA
- a CDS encoding phytoene desaturase family protein, which yields MSPNKKAIIVGAGIGGLATAVRLLVNNFEVDIFEKNSKIGGKVNLIEYKDFKIDSSASIFMLPKPYLEVFKYAKKDPKDYIELVELNTLYKVFNDEGDSFNIYSDFLKTTESLEKVFNDESSNYYKYISDSYRRYLLVEKYFLNRSFFTLNYWRYFKSLPELIKIHPFKNCYKTIEEYISNEYLKTLLAFQCMYIGESPLKSSNVFNLIPSTTQIYGLYYIKGGMYSYVKALEKLILELGGKIHLNSNVTNILMEKNVAIGAKINHENIFSDLIVCNSDFTYTIQNLLPRSTFKNKISKRKQNNLSFSCSTFILHLFLKKKYKNLHVHNIVLNLNKKEVLLAPFIDGPLPKEYIYYIYCPSSIDTSLTPRDCECINITVRVPNLKKYKSKWNESTIVSLRNKILYDLSKIKGLEDIKENIIYESYTTPLTLKNDFNCFFGAAFGLNHNLLQTTIFRPQAKIKKLKNIYFVGDSVHPGSGISMSLISAKLCCEKIISDFS from the coding sequence ATGAGTCCAAATAAAAAAGCTATAATAGTTGGAGCTGGAATAGGTGGATTAGCTACTGCTGTTCGCCTTCTTGTTAATAATTTTGAAGTAGATATTTTTGAAAAAAACTCTAAGATAGGTGGAAAAGTAAATTTAATTGAATACAAAGATTTTAAGATAGATTCTTCTGCTTCAATATTTATGCTCCCTAAGCCCTATTTAGAAGTATTTAAATATGCAAAAAAAGACCCTAAAGACTATATAGAACTTGTAGAATTAAATACTTTATATAAAGTGTTTAATGATGAAGGGGATAGTTTTAATATTTATTCAGACTTTCTAAAAACTACAGAGTCCTTAGAAAAGGTATTTAATGATGAAAGTTCAAATTATTATAAATATATATCTGACTCATATAGAAGATATCTTTTAGTAGAAAAATACTTTTTAAACAGGAGTTTTTTCACCTTAAATTATTGGAGATATTTTAAATCTTTACCTGAACTAATTAAAATACATCCTTTTAAAAATTGTTATAAAACCATTGAAGAATATATAAGTAATGAATATTTAAAAACCTTATTAGCTTTTCAATGCATGTATATTGGGGAGTCTCCCCTTAAAAGTTCTAATGTTTTTAATTTAATTCCATCAACCACTCAAATATATGGATTATATTATATTAAAGGTGGAATGTACTCTTATGTGAAGGCTTTAGAAAAATTAATCCTAGAACTTGGCGGTAAAATACATCTTAACTCAAATGTAACTAATATACTTATGGAAAAGAATGTAGCAATTGGAGCAAAAATAAACCATGAAAATATATTTTCTGATTTAATTGTTTGTAATTCAGATTTTACTTATACCATACAAAATTTACTTCCTAGAAGTACATTTAAAAATAAAATTTCTAAGCGAAAACAAAATAATTTATCCTTTTCTTGCTCTACATTTATACTACATTTATTTCTTAAGAAAAAATATAAAAATTTACATGTACATAATATAGTACTTAATTTAAATAAGAAAGAAGTTTTATTAGCTCCCTTTATAGATGGGCCCTTACCAAAGGAATATATATATTATATCTATTGCCCAAGCTCAATAGATACTTCATTAACTCCTCGGGATTGTGAATGCATTAATATAACAGTACGTGTTCCAAACTTAAAAAAATATAAATCAAAATGGAATGAATCTACAATTGTTTCTTTGAGAAACAAAATCTTATATGACCTAAGTAAAATTAAAGGTTTAGAAGATATAAAAGAAAATATAATTTACGAAAGCTATACAACACCTCTGACCTTAAAAAATGATTTTAATTGCTTTTTTGGTGCAGCTTTTGGTCTTAATCATAATTTATTACAAACAACTATTTTTAGACCTCAGGCAAAAATAAAAAAACTAAAGAATATATATTTTGTAGGTGATTCAGTACATCCTGGCTCTGGAATATCAATGTCTTTAATCTCAGCTAAGCTATGCTGTGAAAAAATAATATCAGATTTTAGCTAA
- a CDS encoding undecaprenyl diphosphate synthase family protein: protein MRIPKHIGVIPDGNRRWAVENGLEKDQGYLHGIEPGLELFKLCQKLDIKEITYYGFTTDNTKRPSYQKKAFIDACIKSVELIANEDCELLVIGNADSPVFPEELKKYTKRTKMGKGGIRVNFLVNYGWEWDLNLLKACDIKSKNIYDNIQSKDISRIDLLIRWGGRRRLSGFLPVQSVYSDIYIIDDLWPNFNKDHFFNALEWYNDQDITLGG from the coding sequence ATGAGAATTCCAAAACATATAGGGGTTATCCCAGATGGCAATAGACGTTGGGCTGTAGAAAATGGACTTGAAAAAGATCAAGGATATTTACATGGAATTGAACCTGGACTTGAACTTTTTAAACTTTGTCAAAAACTAGATATTAAAGAAATAACTTATTATGGTTTTACTACAGACAATACGAAAAGACCATCATATCAAAAAAAGGCATTCATAGATGCCTGCATAAAATCAGTAGAATTAATTGCAAATGAAGATTGTGAATTGCTTGTTATAGGGAATGCTGATTCTCCAGTTTTTCCTGAAGAGTTAAAAAAATATACTAAAAGGACTAAAATGGGTAAAGGTGGCATACGCGTTAACTTCCTTGTTAACTATGGTTGGGAATGGGATTTAAACCTTCTAAAAGCCTGTGACATTAAGAGTAAAAATATCTATGATAATATTCAATCAAAGGATATTTCAAGAATAGATTTATTAATAAGATGGGGCGGTAGACGTAGATTAAGCGGATTTTTGCCAGTTCAATCAGTTTATTCTGATATATACATAATTGATGATTTATGGCCTAATTTTAATAAAGATCATTTCTTTAATGCTCTTGAATGGTACAACGATCAAGATATTACCCTAGGCGGTTAA
- a CDS encoding aromatic acid exporter family protein: MRFIGVRTWKTGIGAVIAMIIAKELGLSYWVSAGIITILSIQSTKRESLKIAIKRIESVIIALIVSSVLFLALGFNSVVFGLYLLVFIPLTVKLKVTDGIVVSSVLVTHLLVEKQVNSYWIINELGLMLVGVLVALILNSYMPKNEEKIKEDIDYISEKIKEIFMDMAYSLRTHSVSIKEQRLFDELENRIELAKKRANDNFNNYLFSDVKYYVHYIDMREVQFQMLKYMREHFSRISITVKQTELVANFTEEVASVIGKEVNVNILINRLNRLKKELSEQELPVTREEFENRAMLFQFINDLEIFIKTKNQCYIK; encoded by the coding sequence ATGAGATTTATAGGTGTTAGAACTTGGAAAACAGGAATAGGCGCTGTAATAGCTATGATAATAGCAAAAGAATTAGGGCTAAGTTACTGGGTTTCAGCAGGAATTATAACCATACTTAGCATACAGAGTACAAAAAGAGAATCATTAAAGATAGCTATAAAGAGAATAGAATCTGTTATTATAGCCTTAATAGTGTCTTCAGTTTTATTCTTAGCATTAGGGTTTAACTCAGTTGTTTTTGGATTATATCTTTTAGTTTTTATACCTTTAACAGTAAAACTAAAAGTGACAGATGGAATTGTTGTAAGTTCTGTTTTAGTAACTCATTTATTAGTTGAGAAACAGGTGAATTCATATTGGATAATAAATGAACTAGGTCTTATGCTAGTTGGGGTTTTAGTTGCATTAATATTAAATAGTTATATGCCTAAGAATGAGGAAAAGATAAAAGAAGATATAGATTATATATCTGAAAAAATAAAAGAGATATTTATGGATATGGCATATTCTTTAAGAACACATAGTGTTTCAATAAAGGAACAAAGACTTTTTGATGAACTTGAAAATAGAATAGAGTTAGCTAAAAAAAGAGCCAATGATAATTTTAATAACTATTTGTTTTCAGATGTTAAGTACTATGTGCATTACATAGATATGAGAGAAGTTCAATTTCAAATGTTAAAGTACATGAGAGAACACTTTTCAAGAATATCTATTACTGTAAAACAGACTGAACTAGTTGCTAATTTTACAGAAGAGGTAGCCTCTGTAATAGGTAAAGAAGTTAATGTAAATATTCTTATTAATAGATTAAATAGATTAAAAAAAGAGTTAAGTGAACAAGAACTTCCAGTAACCAGAGAAGAATTTGAAAATAGAGCTATGTTATTTCAATTTATTAATGATTTAGAAATCTTTATAAAAACAAAAAATCAATGTTATATAAAATAA